A region of the Enoplosus armatus isolate fEnoArm2 chromosome 8, fEnoArm2.hap1, whole genome shotgun sequence genome:
CTGGGAGGGAGGTGGACGGGGGGACATTTTTCAGCAGTATGTTCTGATCTATTGCCACAAGAAGAAGTTACACTTGACTCGGGCTGGTACAGCAGGTTACTCAGCGCTGCCACACAATGGAAGATTAAACAGTAGACTAAAGTAGAAAAATTGTTAATTCAgtgtttataatgtttataatttagacacacacacaacctcaacTACAGTTACTACATAATTCAATATACTTCTCTAAATATTCAGAGAAAAGATGACAAAAGCAGTTGGAATATGCagttttaaatttttatttcatgtttagCTGCAGTAAAATATAACTTCTTACTATGTAAAAATAACAGGCccaaaagtacattttcccCAGACAGCAGAATACAGTTCATGTGGCATTTACACCAGCAGGTTTAAAAGAGATTCAAAATAATTTACATACAAGACCAGTGTATAAGACTGTACTGGATGATACACAGTATATTAGCTGCTCAATGTCTATTCATGATACATGAATGATACTACTGAATAATTCTGTAGGTTTAACCTACTTTATTAAATACAAAGCAAACTGGAGGTTGAGTGACTGATGCTTTGGACGTTGATGCCAGTGGACTCGCCAAACCTTCGTTTTGGGGGCTAGAAagtgtgtttgaatgacaaAGTGCTTCTGTGAAATGCTGGAGCTCCTGAAGTATTTAATctaaacagaaatataatgaCGACCACTTCTAATACTGAAGATATCACAATAGTGCTTTGTCTGATATTTTATGTGCAATTTAcagtcaaaatcaaaacaacattgttacaaaaaaaaagcaagattATTGTGCTCATTACATCCTCGAAATTTTGGCGCAgatattattcatatttaatttgtaACTGTTTGGAAAGTGCAATCATCTTCCCTCCATCAGAAATGTTTCCATTCATGGCACCTTGTTGTATGTAAACAGTCACCATTTGGTCCATGAGCTGGCCTGTCTAATTCCATCTGCAGAGAACACAATATCCTGGAAACACAAACTAGGAAGAGCATTTTGCGATGGCTCCACATACATGTCGAAAGTTTTATAACTCATTCACTTTGTTATTCAGAAGTAGCCCTTTTTCCTCTGGAGCTGAACAATCCCTCGGAATTACTGTTCTTCTTGCAGTTTCACTTACTACTACCTGATTTATGAGTCTCTTCTCTTTGGCTCTCATATGAACTCCAGATTTTATATCacagatggtcaatctcccatCTCACTCACTCAAAACGGAAGCGTGTCCATGAAGATTTTGTCCACAATCGGTGGTGGAGGAACAAGATCTTCTAATTTAAGGTAAAAGATACGCTGGAGGCCTTGAGTGCACAGAGTCCTGAGCTCAGGCAGCTTCCCGAGAAGTCTGGACAAATAATTGGGCCGCAACGAGTCTGAGCCGCAGCCAGAGACGTGATCTTTCAGGCAGGTGATGAGCTGGTTCTGCAAATCCTCCACACGTGCTGGCTCTTTAAGACCATGTCGGTCTGCAGAAGAAAATAAGATAcatgtcagagtcagagtgagcCTTATGCTTCATTATTTTGACcatatgcatatacatatacataacaCACACTGATAATAGAGAAACCGTGCGGGGACAAATCTGATTGATAGGATTCATTTTTTAATCTATTAATTTCCTCTTTGCTCATTTGATTTTAATCAGCTTTAAAAAACACCACAACTCTGGATTGTATAATATGtgtatacaaaatatattatataacaacTATATTAAGTGGCATACTACAGTACTAAACTAAGCTTGGAACAATTCCTTTGCCTTAAATGTAAACCTGCATTGTGGTTATGTTTAGTCTGCTGTGATATATTATACATCATCTCTGCACTATACGTGAGGTTGTGTTACATTTTGTCGAACACCTGTCGTGTCAATCCTGTGTTGTGTAACTGCCTTGTATTGTCACACCAATGTAACCAGATTCCTTGAGCAAACGGTTGTCCTTGCTGAATAAAAATAACTCTGATTGTGATTTAAGTTGGAGGTGGAAGGGTGGGTATAAGCCCAAAACATCTAAAGTTAGACGTGTTAAATAGTGTTAAAGGTTGAGTGAAGCTCTTACCAGTGATTATGACCAGGGCTGTGagacaggagaaggaggaaacGTCTAGCTTCATGCGATGGAGGGTTTGAGAAAACTCCAAGATGGAGTCAATCCAGTCCCCAAAGCCTCGCACACACTGCGTTTTGTGAAGCACGGCCCCATTGCAGAAGATGAGCTTGGCCATTTCAGGATTGGaacttcaaaaagaaaaaaaacaacatagtTTGTTGATTTTATACCAAGCTTCAGGAATATTACATGTAAGTTGTACAATAAACATGATTAAATTCATCTGTGTTACATGCCAGTGTTTTTGCTAGGAAGCTGCGCTCACCGATACGCAAGTCGCAAGATGAAGAGCTCAACGAACGCAGATTCAAGCAGCAGCTCCTGGTCTTCTGAGCAGAACTCAGAGAAGCCTGGGATGCTGATCGCCCACTTCCTGATGACCTCCATGGAGGCAGTGAGTAAGTCGTAAAACCGTTTGATGTCACTTGCATCCTCTTTCTTGTTCGGACTGACTTCTGTCTCTTCATACTGAAATTGCAGAAGGCAGAAAAGTTCAAACTGATGCCTCAGAGGGtaatcaaatattcatttatgagttgtttttttaaattttatttagtttttaccTTGGAATAATCCAGTTTCCCAACTCCTGGATTTGAGTCAATGTGGGCCCTCACAAGTGAAGCGATCATGCTCACTGGGGACACAGTGGTTGTCATGTCCTGGGCGACTTTAGGCTTGGAGGGCAGGCGACCTCTTCGTCCTTTCAGGCTATCTGTTCTCACAACTGGAAAAATGGTGACATCAGCTGTTACTTTAAGCTCAGCGTTACCGTCCTCATTCTACCGCCATTCATCTGGGTTTGTACCGAACTCACCTTCCCTCACCATGCCTACGACTAGACACTTCTGGAAACGGCAGAACTGGCATCGATTCCGCCTCCTCTTATCCACTGGACAGTCCTTGTTGGCAAGGCAAACATACTTTGAATTTTTTTGTACTGTGcgctgtgaaaaagaaagaagagttaCTCTAAACTCGTCTCAAAGACAGGCACAAAACATTCAGTTAGATGACACATGATTTTGTTCAGTCTTTGTAAA
Encoded here:
- the nr4a1 gene encoding nuclear receptor subfamily 4immunitygroup A member 1 produces the protein MTCIHPQHGSQPHENNLGSPELQTTDFISRLAVDMSSPRDHLSAPSLPSISSLVGTQLADFDAYSCQFTAAPAHVTPSSGQETPFKLDDLQVYGCYPGAFTLSYPDEAVSPAGSDYFGSPASASSPSTPGFQSQHASNWDSAFGPYSPSPGYWGTEETTVPHAPSFFTFGSGSVEDMSHMGQSHLREQDPFTLAHPRPSALTFPALVMEQARSLDGTDQLDGSLSPKLKSPSGNEGCCAVCGDNASCQHYGVRTCEGCKGFFKRTVQKNSKYVCLANKDCPVDKRRRNRCQFCRFQKCLVVGMVREVVRTDSLKGRRGRLPSKPKVAQDMTTTVSPVSMIASLVRAHIDSNPGVGKLDYSKYEETEVSPNKKEDASDIKRFYDLLTASMEVIRKWAISIPGFSEFCSEDQELLLESAFVELFILRLAYRSNPEMAKLIFCNGAVLHKTQCVRGFGDWIDSILEFSQTLHRMKLDVSSFSCLTALVIITDRHGLKEPARVEDLQNQLITCLKDHVSGCGSDSLRPNYLSRLLGKLPELRTLCTQGLQRIFYLKLEDLVPPPPIVDKIFMDTLPF